A genomic region of Capra hircus breed San Clemente chromosome 19, ASM170441v1, whole genome shotgun sequence contains the following coding sequences:
- the USP36 gene encoding ubiquitin carboxyl-terminal hydrolase 36 yields the protein MPIVDKLKEALKPGRRDSADDGELGKLLAASAKKVLLQKLEFEPASKSFSYQLESLKSKYVLLNPRTEGAGCHRSGDEPPARKQGSEHAYESCSDGVPAPQKVLFPVERLSLRWGRVYRVGAGLHNLGNTCFLNSTVQCLTYTPPLANYLLSKEHTRGCHQGSFCMLCVMQNHIIQAFANSGNAIKPVSFIRDLRKIARHFRFGNQEDAHEFLRYTIDAMQKACLSGCAKLDRQTQATTLVHQIFGGYLRSRVKCSMCKSVSDTYDPYLDMALEIRQAANIVRALELFVKPDVLSGENAYMCAKCKRKVPASKRFTIHRTSNVLTLSLKRFANFSGGKITKDVGYPEFLNIRPYMSQSSGEPVMYGLYAVLVHSGYSCHAGHYYCYVKASNGQWYQMNDSSVHASNIKVVLNQQAYVLFYLRIPGSKKSPEGSISRMASSLSSRPSVVPDHVRKNGSNGTTASPVTGKRPDPVTMKKPQTPEELGVPIARNGSVSGLKSPNGYAPPKPPLGSPSPKVCKTPTHAPAILDEPGKKVKKPASLQHFSPPPSASAPGGSRNEGRRPGSWDGRAAVSTSLQAPAAGTPNGLGPQAGDEGPTPERGGSSLEHPTSKPPQAPRSGATRLGDSQGTHSATAGPTKVLPAQQDAEPEKAKCPILSGASPEPANAMSPPPAKKLALSAKKASTLRRATGNDLRPPALSPSSDLTYPRKPTHPVVATPWPVHAMRAVSPAPRPSSHLKPLFGPCPPSLSSSPQPLGTSDPQSCSPASAPLPQVNGAFRAPPYQLPEASEPPQSLGKKRKKTRVKGGDCVSETYTALAAPPGKRRKRKRKHTGDVDATPSQDEQTPGPPWSPGRRKEGRAEPLADRSEEEGRHQPESGQRLENNWPVRCMTNGPHVSSRKRRRKGPESCDGEDCLPGDPPWHGSCTPSDVVQPETVATSPRKKKKKKKKQEPRQEVEEKEPEGQRGPTVPRHRPLPAVNGQAPRGPTGLGPAPLASWDRERESDVVQELLKYSSDKAYGRKVLTWDGEVSAVSQDAVQDSRLARTARVIDDWDEEFDRGKEKKLKKFKREKKRNFNAFQKLQSRRNFWSVTHPAKASSLSYRR from the exons ATGCCCATCGTGGACAAGCTGAAGGAAGCCCTCAAGCCTGGCCGCAGGGATTCGGCTGACGATGGGGAGCTGGGGAAGCTTCTGGCCGCCTCTGCCAAGAAGGTCCTTCTGCAGAAGCTGGAGTTTGAGCCGGCCAGCAAGAGTTTCTCCTACCAGCTGGAGTCACTGAAGAGCAAATACGTGCTGCTGAACCCCAGGACAGAGGGAGCCGGGTGCCACCGGAGCGGAGATGAGCCGCCGGCCCGGAAACAGG GTAGTGAGCACGCCTACGAGAGCTGCAGCGACGGGGTCCCCGCACCCCAGAAGGTGCTCTTCCCGGTGGAGCGGCTGTCCCTGCGCTGGGGGCGCGTGTACCGCGTGGGCGCCGGCCTGCACAACCTCGGCAACACCTGCTTCCTCAACTCCACCGTGCAGTGCTTGACCTACACACCGCCCCTGGCCAACTACCTGCTCTCCAAGGAGCACACACGGGGCT GTCACCAGGGCAGCTTCTGCATGCTGTGCGTCATGCAGAACCACATCATCCAGGCCTTCGCCAACAGCGGCAACGCCATCAAGCCCGTGTCCTTCATCCGGGACCTGCGAA aGATCGCCCGGCACTTCCGCTTTGGAAACCAGGAGGACGCACACGAGTTTCTGCGGTATACCATCGACGCCATGCAGAAGGCCTGCCTGAGCGGCTGTGCCAA GTTGGATCGTCAGACGCAGGCTACAACCCTGGTCCATCAGATTTTTGGAGGCTACCTCCGATCTCGGG TGAAGTGCTCCATGTGCAAGAGCGTCTCAGACACCTACGACCCGTACTTGGATATGGCGCTGGAAATCCGG CAAGCTGCAAACATCGTGCGTGCTCTGGAACTTTTTGTGAAACCAGATGTCCTGAGCGGAGAGAATGCCTATATGTGTGCAAA ATGCAAAAGGAAGGTTCCAGCCAGCAAGCGGTTCACCATCCACCGGACGTCCAACGTCCTGACGCTCTCACTCAAGCGCTTTGCCAACTTCAGTGGAGGGAAGATCACCAAG GACGTGGGCTACCCAGAGTTCTTGAACATCCGCCCGTACATGTCCCAGAGCAGTGGCGAGCCTGTCATGTACGGGCTGTACGCTGTCCTCGTCCACTCGGGCTACAGCTGCCACGCCGGGCACTACTACTGCTACGTGAAG GCAAGCAACGGACAGTGGTACCAAATGAATGACTCCTCGGTCCACGCCAGCAACATCAAGGTGGTTCTGAACCAGCAGGCCTACGTCCTCTTCTACCTGCG GATTCCAGGCTCTAAGAAGAGTCCCGAGGGCTCCATCTCCAGGATGGCCTCCTCCCTTTCCAGCCGCCCCAGCGTGGTTCCGGACCATGTCCGGAAGAATGGCAGCAACGGGACCACGGCCTCTCCAGTGACCGGAAAG AGACCAGACCCTGTGACAATGAAGAAGCCGCAGACCCCTGAAGAACTTGGAGTGCCCATTGCCAGGAACGGCTCTGTGTCGGGCCTGAAGTCTCCGAATGGATATGCTCCTCCCAAGCCCCCCCTGGGGTCCCCTTCCCCCAAAGTCTGCAAAACACCTACCCACGCGCCAGCCATTCTGGATGAGCCTGGAAAGAAAGTCAAGAAACCAGCCTCCCTACAGCACTTCTCCCCTCCGCCCAGCGCCAGCGCACCGGGAGGCAGCAGGAACGAGGGCCGCAGGCCAGGCTCCTGGGATGGTCGGGCTGCTGTCTCTACCTCACTCCAGGCCCCAGCTGCGGGGACCCCCAACGGGCTTGGGCCCCAGGCAGGCGACGAGGGCCCCACCCCTGAGAGGGGGGGCTCCAGCCTCGAGCACCCCACCAGCAAGCCCCCCCAGGCCCCCCGGAGCGGAGCCACCCGCCTCGGAGATTCTCAGGGAACCCACTCCGCCACTGCCGGCCCCACCAAGGTGCTGCCGGCCCAACAGGACGCCGAGCCGGAGAAGGCCAAGTGCCCCATCCTGAGCGGCGCCAGCCCTGAGCCGGCCAACGCCATGTCTCCTCCTCCGGCCAAAAAGCTGGCCCTCTCTGCCAAGAAG GCCAGCACCCTGCGGAGGGCAACCGGCAATGACCTCCGTCCACCTGCCCTCTCTCCATCCTCCGACCTCACCTACCCCCGGAAACCCACTCACCCCGTCGTCGCCACCCCCTGGCCTGTCCATGCGATGCG GGCTGTCTCACCTGCTCCCAGACCCTCCAGCCATCTGAAGCCCCTCTTCGGCCCCTGTCCCCCATCACTGTCCAGCAGCCCCCAACCTCTCGGGACTTCAGACCCACAGAGCTGCTCGCCTGCCTCTGCACCCCTGCCTCAGGTCAATGGGGCCTTCCGGGCCCCCCCATACCAGCTGCCAGAGGCCAGCGAGCCCCCCCAGAGCCTTggtaaaaagaggaagaagactcGCGTGAAAGGAGGGGACTGTGTCTCGGAGACCTACACGGCCTTGGCAGCCCCGCccgggaagaggaggaagaggaagaggaagcacACGGGGGACGTGGATGCCACCCCCTCACAGGACGAGCAGACACCGGGGCCGCCCTGGAGCCCTGGACGCAGGAAGGAGGGCCGGGCGGAGCCACTGGCAGACAGATCAGAGGAAGAGGGCAGACACCAGCCAGAGAGTGGCCAGCGCCTGGAGAACAACTGGCCCGTGAGATGCATGACCAATGGCCCCCACGTGAgcagcaggaagaggaggagaaagggaccggAGAGCTGTGACGGAGAAGACTGCCTCCCTGGGGACCCACCTTGGCATGG GAGCTGCACGCCCTCAGACGTTGTCCAGCCAGAGACCGTTGCAACATcaccaaggaaaaagaaaaagaaaaaaaagaagcaagagcCACGACAAGAAGTAGAAGAGAAGGAGCCCGAGGGCCAGAGGGGCCCCACTGTCCCGAGGCACAGGCCCCTGCCAGCTGTGAATggccaggctcccaggggccccaCAG GGCTGGGACCGGCTCCACTTGCATcctgggacagagagagagaatccGATGTGGTCCAAGAATTGCTCAAATATTCATCTGATAAAGCTTATGGGAGAAAAG TTTTGACGTGGGACGGCGAGGTGTCGGCCGTGAGTCAGGACGCCGTTCAGGACAGCAGGCTGGCCCGCACGGCCAGGGTCATTGACGACTGGGACGAAGAGTTCGACCGAGGGAAG gagaagaaattgaaaaaattcaagagagagaagaaaagaaacttcAACGCCTTCCAGAAACTTCAGAGTAGACGGAATTTTTGGTCTGTGACTCATCCAGCTAAGGCTTCCAGTCTGAGCTATCGCCGCTGA